In Streptomyces sp. NBC_01408, one DNA window encodes the following:
- a CDS encoding GDSL-type esterase/lipase family protein: MSEPSPDERWLDPGPFLRGVAWLDKGRPVRADPADTMRLPWDTGERATLPIGVRLEFTTETARAVEIRYRGTVPGPTDALRDLAHGFALWDRHGVVAEVFTEPAAEAVVRIDLHGGHGPFTIHPPETQSPLILALRGIGGPVTPAPAAPRWVVHGDSITEGWWSTRPAHGWPAVAGRALGWDTVNLGYAGAARGELATAEQLAGLPADVLTLAFGTNCWSRVPFSAPLLYETTRAFLELVRQGHPRTPLLLVSPVLRPDAERTPNRLGATLGALRDAMERAARDRITAGDDRLAVLPGRDLLGAEHLEDGLHPNDAGHQVLGLAVATALRRTGFGTG, translated from the coding sequence GTGAGCGAACCGAGCCCTGACGAGCGGTGGCTGGACCCCGGGCCGTTCCTGCGCGGGGTCGCCTGGCTGGACAAGGGCCGTCCCGTCCGGGCCGACCCGGCGGACACCATGCGGCTGCCCTGGGACACCGGCGAGCGGGCCACGCTGCCCATCGGGGTACGGCTGGAGTTCACCACCGAGACCGCGCGGGCGGTGGAGATCCGCTACCGCGGGACCGTCCCCGGCCCCACCGACGCACTGCGCGACCTGGCCCACGGCTTCGCACTGTGGGACCGGCACGGGGTGGTCGCCGAGGTGTTCACCGAACCGGCCGCGGAGGCCGTCGTACGGATCGACCTGCACGGAGGCCACGGGCCCTTCACCATCCACCCGCCGGAGACCCAGTCCCCGCTGATCCTGGCCCTGCGCGGGATAGGCGGCCCCGTCACCCCCGCGCCGGCCGCGCCGCGCTGGGTGGTGCACGGGGACTCCATCACCGAGGGCTGGTGGTCCACCCGCCCCGCGCACGGCTGGCCCGCGGTCGCCGGCCGCGCCCTGGGCTGGGACACCGTGAACCTCGGCTACGCGGGCGCCGCGCGCGGCGAACTCGCCACCGCCGAACAGCTCGCGGGCCTGCCCGCCGACGTGCTCACGCTCGCCTTCGGCACCAACTGCTGGTCCCGGGTGCCGTTTTCGGCACCCCTCCTGTACGAGACCACGCGCGCCTTCCTCGAACTCGTCCGGCAGGGACACCCGCGGACCCCGCTGCTGCTGGTCTCGCCCGTCCTGCGGCCCGACGCCGAACGCACCCCGAACCGGCTCGGCGCCACCCTGGGCGCCCTGCGCGACGCGATGGAGCGGGCGGCCCGGGACCGGATCACCGCCGGGGACGACCGCCTCGCCGTGCTCCCGGGCCGGGACCTCCTCGGCGCCGAGCACCTGGAGGACGGTCTGCACCCCAACGACGCCGGACACCAGGTGCTCGGCCTCGCTGTGGCCACGGCTCTGCGACGGACCGGGTTCGGCACGGGGTGA
- a CDS encoding LuxR C-terminal-related transcriptional regulator, with product MWVGREQHRDEVREWVRAGAEGGSDGGALLRVEGEAGAGRTAFVREAVAGAAARGCRVRYAAADALGVALPLRAALDCLHPDGPRREAVVSLLREAGSAARPGGALLAAMDLLAAGAERWCDERPLLLVLDDAHWADPASLLLWRRLARSAERLPLLLAVTRRPLPRRPEVELLWAVPGGPTVRLEPLSAAETAGLLRDALGAPAGPRLREAAALAGGNPRLLGELLEQWSGLIRVDGDLAELTVPVGGLPPVPASLARRLGYLHRRARATLRHAALLGPEFTARELALVRARPARELMGVLEEPVLAGLLEDTGDLLRFRHPALCRALYAETPGALRTALHHDAARAFAEAGLDPARTAEQLLRGGPLSAWAVRWLADSAPGLVSGAPGPAAELLERALEQGGLPPETLEALEEQLADAALMLRRPESVDLLAGLRTRTTDPDRRAAVDFKLVSALMIQGDMDRSLAVTERALAEDFPSAPWRLRLEACRVLALADLHRPAEAYTLAGPLVARAERLGDPLCGAEVHHAVSFALFHLNRGRESLRHAAEGIAYARRSPAANDMRLLLLANQAEGHLRFGEPRIVAAALREARELAVATRSTGRLVVTEARLAEFHYRLGDWDAALEAVARAGALPVSDGWLPVVVRGLRARVLGHRDEREAAGAELAALPADAFATPAARRYASHVLLARALLAERDGRPADALAALEPALADVSDEAVAYGRPWVLSEIVRLALESGETATARAAVTACGRTVSALPGYPGPELALLRCRGLFAQDPELLARALVRGESGGWPLVLGHLLEDLAVARAWRGDLTGSRAALTRAVTAYEGLGARWDTARADARLRSLGVRRGGRSARRRAASGWEALTPAELKVALLVAQGRSNPEIASALFLSPRTVQTHVSHILAKLQVRSRAAVAAQAAARPPGAAGP from the coding sequence GTGTGGGTCGGGCGAGAACAACATCGTGACGAGGTACGGGAGTGGGTGCGCGCGGGCGCGGAGGGCGGCAGTGACGGCGGCGCCCTGCTGAGGGTGGAGGGCGAGGCCGGCGCGGGCCGGACCGCCTTCGTACGGGAGGCCGTGGCCGGGGCCGCCGCCCGGGGCTGCCGGGTGCGGTACGCGGCGGCGGACGCGCTCGGGGTGGCACTGCCGCTGCGCGCCGCACTGGACTGCCTGCACCCCGACGGCCCCCGCCGGGAGGCCGTGGTCTCCCTGCTGCGGGAGGCGGGGTCGGCCGCGCGGCCGGGCGGGGCGCTGCTGGCGGCCATGGACCTGCTGGCGGCCGGGGCCGAACGGTGGTGCGACGAGCGGCCGCTGCTGCTGGTGCTGGACGACGCGCACTGGGCGGACCCGGCCAGTCTGCTGCTGTGGCGGCGCCTGGCCCGGTCCGCGGAGCGGCTGCCGCTGCTCCTGGCGGTGACGCGCAGGCCGCTGCCGCGGCGGCCCGAGGTGGAACTGCTGTGGGCGGTGCCGGGTGGGCCGACGGTCAGGCTGGAGCCGCTGTCCGCCGCGGAGACGGCCGGGCTGCTCCGGGACGCGCTGGGGGCCCCGGCGGGACCCCGGCTGCGGGAGGCCGCCGCGCTGGCGGGCGGCAATCCACGGCTGCTGGGGGAGCTGCTGGAGCAGTGGTCGGGGCTGATCCGCGTCGACGGGGACCTGGCCGAACTGACCGTTCCCGTGGGCGGGTTGCCGCCCGTGCCCGCTTCGCTGGCCCGGAGGCTGGGCTACCTCCACCGGCGGGCCCGGGCGACCTTGCGGCACGCGGCGCTGCTGGGCCCGGAGTTCACGGCGCGCGAGCTGGCCCTCGTACGGGCGCGGCCCGCGCGGGAGCTGATGGGGGTGCTGGAGGAGCCGGTCCTGGCCGGGCTGCTGGAGGACACCGGGGACCTGCTGCGCTTTCGCCACCCCGCCCTGTGCCGGGCCCTGTACGCCGAGACCCCCGGGGCTCTGCGCACGGCCCTGCACCACGACGCGGCCCGGGCCTTCGCCGAGGCGGGGCTGGATCCGGCGCGGACCGCCGAGCAGCTGCTGCGCGGCGGTCCCCTGAGCGCGTGGGCGGTGCGCTGGCTGGCGGACTCGGCCCCGGGGCTGGTGTCCGGGGCGCCGGGGCCCGCGGCCGAGCTGCTGGAGCGCGCCCTGGAGCAGGGCGGCCTCCCTCCGGAGACGCTGGAGGCGCTGGAGGAGCAGCTGGCGGACGCCGCGCTGATGCTGCGCCGGCCGGAGTCGGTGGACCTCCTCGCCGGGCTGCGGACCCGGACCACGGACCCCGACCGGCGGGCCGCGGTGGACTTCAAGCTGGTGTCCGCGCTGATGATCCAGGGGGACATGGACCGTTCCCTGGCGGTCACCGAGCGGGCCCTGGCCGAGGACTTCCCCTCCGCCCCGTGGCGGCTGCGCCTGGAGGCGTGCCGGGTGCTGGCCCTGGCCGATCTGCACCGGCCCGCCGAGGCGTACACGCTGGCCGGGCCGCTGGTGGCGCGGGCGGAGCGGCTGGGCGATCCGCTGTGCGGGGCCGAGGTCCACCACGCCGTGTCCTTCGCCCTGTTCCACCTGAACCGCGGGCGGGAGTCGCTGCGCCATGCCGCCGAGGGGATCGCGTACGCGCGGCGCAGTCCGGCCGCCAACGACATGCGGCTGCTGCTGCTGGCGAACCAGGCGGAGGGGCATCTGCGGTTCGGCGAGCCGCGGATCGTGGCGGCGGCGCTGCGGGAGGCGCGGGAGCTGGCGGTGGCGACCCGCTCCACGGGGCGGCTGGTGGTGACCGAGGCACGGCTCGCCGAGTTCCACTACCGGCTCGGTGACTGGGACGCGGCCCTGGAGGCGGTGGCCCGGGCGGGCGCCCTGCCGGTCTCCGACGGCTGGCTGCCGGTGGTGGTGCGGGGGCTGCGCGCACGGGTGCTGGGCCACCGCGACGAGCGGGAGGCGGCGGGGGCCGAGCTCGCGGCGCTGCCGGCCGATGCCTTCGCCACGCCGGCGGCCCGCCGCTACGCCTCCCACGTGCTGCTGGCCCGGGCGCTGCTGGCGGAGCGGGACGGCCGCCCGGCGGACGCGCTGGCCGCGCTGGAGCCCGCGCTGGCGGACGTGTCCGACGAGGCGGTGGCCTACGGGCGCCCGTGGGTGCTGTCGGAGATCGTCCGGCTCGCGCTGGAGAGCGGGGAGACCGCCACGGCGCGGGCGGCGGTGACCGCGTGCGGGCGCACGGTGTCGGCGCTGCCGGGGTATCCGGGGCCGGAACTGGCGCTGCTGCGGTGCCGGGGCCTGTTCGCGCAGGATCCCGAGCTGCTGGCGCGGGCGCTGGTGCGGGGCGAGAGCGGCGGGTGGCCGCTGGTGCTGGGCCACCTCCTGGAGGACCTGGCGGTGGCCCGCGCCTGGCGCGGGGACCTCACCGGCTCGCGGGCGGCGCTGACCCGCGCGGTGACGGCGTACGAGGGGCTGGGCGCCCGGTGGGACACCGCGCGGGCCGATGCCCGGCTGCGGAGCCTGGGGGTGCGCCGGGGCGGCCGGTCGGCGCGGCGCAGGGCGGCGAGCGGCTGGGAGGCACTGACGCCGGCCGAGCTGAAGGTGGCCCTGCTGGTGGCGCAGGGCCGCTCGAACCCGGAGATCGCCTCGGCCCTGTTCCTCTCGCCGCGGACGGTGCAGACGCACGTGTCGCACATCCTGGCCAAGCTCCAGGTCCGCTCCCGTGCGGCGGTGGCGGCTCAGGCGGCGGCGCGGCCCCCGGGGGCGGCGGGCCCGTAG
- a CDS encoding SCO0930 family lipoprotein: MGMKRGTTLAAVAMAVVLAATACGPSEEKAADTAQPAGAASSQGSQAPAADAGSGAKPAGQLAIAANEQLGSVLNDSAGLTLYRFDKDTAKPSKSNCEGDCAKTWPVVAAGDATASAGMDPALLGEVVRSDGSKQLTVAGWPAYRFNKDTKAGDINGQGVGGTWFAFAPDGKKAAKAAPAPAAGGAAEAGAALSVAKDAKLGDHIVDGKGMTVYRFKPDTAWPMVSKCEGDCLTKWPVVPPVDKANAKGITERNYLVLDRPDGKKQQTVDCWPVYTFAGDKKPGDINGQGVGGTWYAVAPDGKLITVQ, from the coding sequence ATGGGTATGAAGCGCGGAACCACCCTTGCCGCGGTCGCGATGGCCGTCGTCCTCGCGGCGACCGCCTGCGGGCCCTCGGAGGAGAAGGCGGCCGACACGGCCCAGCCGGCCGGGGCCGCTTCCTCCCAGGGCTCCCAGGCTCCCGCGGCGGACGCCGGATCGGGTGCCAAGCCCGCCGGCCAGCTGGCCATCGCCGCCAACGAGCAGCTCGGCTCGGTCCTCAACGACAGCGCCGGGCTCACGCTCTACCGCTTCGACAAGGACACCGCCAAGCCCTCGAAGTCGAACTGCGAGGGGGACTGCGCGAAGACCTGGCCGGTGGTCGCGGCGGGCGACGCCACCGCCTCCGCGGGCATGGACCCGGCCCTGCTGGGCGAGGTCGTACGCAGCGACGGCAGCAAGCAGCTGACGGTGGCCGGCTGGCCCGCGTACCGCTTCAACAAGGACACCAAGGCGGGCGACATCAACGGCCAGGGTGTCGGCGGCACCTGGTTCGCCTTCGCCCCCGACGGCAAGAAGGCCGCGAAGGCCGCCCCGGCGCCGGCCGCCGGTGGCGCGGCCGAGGCGGGCGCGGCCCTGTCCGTGGCGAAGGACGCCAAGCTGGGCGACCACATCGTCGACGGGAAGGGCATGACCGTCTACCGGTTCAAGCCGGACACCGCATGGCCGATGGTCTCCAAGTGCGAGGGCGACTGCCTGACCAAGTGGCCGGTCGTCCCGCCGGTGGACAAGGCCAACGCCAAGGGCATCACCGAGCGGAACTACCTCGTGCTGGACCGGCCCGACGGCAAGAAGCAGCAGACGGTGGACTGCTGGCCGGTCTACACCTTCGCGGGTGACAAGAAGCCCGGCGACATCAACGGCCAGGGCGTCGGCGGCACCTGGTACGCGGTGGCCCCCGACGGCAAGCTCATCACCGTCCAGTAG
- a CDS encoding histidine kinase, which produces MSAALLSVLAVAGAALLLGVGWAAGRWQARRGERAAGLDLGTPVERATFHTLHTASLAAPPLRAGLTEDAARKAAKRLRSLLGTEALCLTDRESVLAWDGPGADHHERRAMARVAVMLASGRSQSVRTECQRPGCPLKWAVVAPLTGEDGVLGALVAYGSRESAVLVRAATEVARWVSVQLELSELDRSRTRLMEAEIKALRAQISPHFIFNSLAAIASFVRTDPERARDLLLEFADFTRYSFRRHGDFTTLADELRSIEQYLALAGARFGDRLKVTLQVAPEVLPVALPFLCLQPLVENAVKHGLEDSTQVCRISISAQDAGSEAVITVEDNGIGMDPALLRRILAGEHGASSSGIGLPNVDERIRQVYGDAYGPVIETGVGAGMKITIRIPKFRAGVHSSPPEPPLPRP; this is translated from the coding sequence GTGAGCGCGGCCCTGCTCTCCGTGCTCGCGGTGGCCGGTGCGGCGCTGCTGCTGGGCGTCGGCTGGGCTGCGGGCAGGTGGCAGGCCCGGCGCGGTGAACGGGCCGCCGGGCTGGACCTGGGGACCCCGGTGGAGCGGGCCACGTTCCACACCCTGCACACGGCTTCGCTGGCCGCTCCCCCGCTGCGCGCCGGGCTGACCGAGGACGCCGCCCGCAAGGCGGCGAAGCGGCTCCGGTCGTTGCTGGGCACGGAGGCGCTGTGCCTGACGGACCGGGAGTCGGTGCTGGCCTGGGACGGGCCGGGCGCCGACCACCACGAGCGGCGGGCGATGGCGCGGGTGGCGGTGATGCTGGCGTCGGGGCGCAGCCAGAGCGTGCGGACCGAGTGCCAGCGGCCCGGCTGTCCGCTGAAGTGGGCGGTGGTGGCCCCGCTGACCGGCGAGGACGGGGTGCTGGGGGCGCTGGTGGCCTACGGCTCGCGGGAGTCGGCCGTGCTGGTGCGGGCGGCGACCGAGGTCGCGCGCTGGGTGTCGGTGCAGCTGGAGCTGTCCGAGCTGGACCGGTCGCGGACCCGGCTGATGGAGGCGGAGATCAAGGCGCTGCGGGCGCAGATCTCCCCGCACTTCATCTTCAACTCCCTCGCGGCGATCGCCTCCTTCGTGCGGACCGATCCGGAGCGGGCCCGGGATCTGCTGCTGGAGTTCGCGGACTTCACCCGGTACTCCTTCCGCCGGCACGGTGACTTCACCACCCTCGCGGACGAGTTGCGTTCCATCGAGCAGTACCTGGCGCTGGCCGGGGCCCGGTTCGGGGACCGGCTGAAGGTGACCTTGCAGGTGGCGCCGGAGGTGCTGCCGGTGGCGCTGCCGTTCCTGTGCCTCCAGCCGCTGGTGGAGAACGCCGTCAAGCACGGGCTGGAGGACTCCACGCAGGTGTGCCGGATCAGCATCTCGGCGCAGGACGCCGGCTCGGAGGCGGTGATCACGGTCGAGGACAACGGGATCGGGATGGATCCGGCCCTGCTGCGCCGCATCCTGGCCGGGGAGCACGGCGCTTCCTCCTCCGGCATCGGGCTGCCCAATGTCGACGAGCGGATCCGGCAGGTGTACGGGGACGCGTACGGGCCGGTGATCGAAACGGGTGTCGGAGCCGGCATGAAGATCACCATACGGATTCCCAAATTCCGTGCCGGTGTGCACAGTTCACCGCCGGAGCCCCCTCTCCCCCGGCCCTGA
- a CDS encoding LytTR family DNA-binding domain-containing protein produces MLRVLAVDDEKPLLEELLYLLRSDPRVHSADGASDATEALRRITRALETGPDGADGIDVVFLDIHMAGLTGLDIARLLAGFARPPLIVFVTAHEGFAVQAFDLKAVDYVLKPVRPERLAEAVRRVCAQLDRSTQGPPAASPEAAAPAAPAVPAARRPAPEPGVADRAPDQIAVELGGVTRFVAIDDIAYVEAQGDYARLHTDEGSHLVRIPLSTLEERWAARGFVRIHRRHLVALGRIDELRLDAGTTTVRVGSAELQVSRRHARELRDLLMRQATG; encoded by the coding sequence ATGCTGCGTGTGCTGGCCGTCGACGACGAGAAGCCGCTCCTCGAGGAGCTCCTCTACCTGTTGCGCTCCGACCCCCGGGTGCACAGCGCGGACGGCGCCTCGGACGCCACCGAGGCCCTGCGCCGGATCACCCGGGCGCTGGAGACGGGCCCGGACGGGGCCGACGGCATCGACGTGGTCTTCCTCGACATCCACATGGCCGGGCTGACCGGCCTGGACATCGCGCGGCTGCTCGCCGGCTTCGCCCGGCCGCCGCTGATCGTGTTCGTCACCGCCCACGAGGGCTTCGCGGTACAGGCCTTCGACCTCAAGGCCGTGGACTACGTCCTCAAGCCCGTGCGCCCGGAGCGGCTGGCCGAGGCCGTACGGCGGGTCTGCGCCCAGCTGGACCGCTCCACGCAGGGCCCGCCGGCCGCCTCCCCGGAGGCCGCCGCGCCCGCCGCCCCGGCCGTACCCGCGGCGCGCCGCCCGGCTCCCGAGCCCGGCGTCGCCGACCGCGCCCCGGACCAGATCGCCGTCGAACTGGGCGGGGTCACCCGGTTCGTGGCGATCGACGACATCGCCTACGTCGAGGCCCAGGGCGACTACGCCCGGCTGCACACCGACGAGGGCAGCCACCTGGTCCGGATCCCGCTGTCCACGCTGGAGGAGCGCTGGGCGGCCCGCGGGTTCGTCCGGATCCACCGCCGCCACCTGGTGGCCCTGGGCCGGATCGACGAACTGCGGCTGGACGCGGGCACCACCACCGTCCGGGTCGGGTCCGCGGAACTCCAGGTGAGCCGCAGGCACGCGCGGGAACTGCGGGACCTGCTGATGCGCCAGGCCACCGGCTGA
- a CDS encoding cation acetate symporter translates to MNQTYALTAVTVVVLATVLVGALGLRISRTTSDFYVASRTVGPRLNAAAISGEYLSAASFLGVAGLVLLQGPELLWYPVGYTAGYLVLLVLVAAPLRRSGAYTLPDFAEGRLESQAVRRIAVLFVVGVGWLYLLPQLQGAGLTLEILTGAPHWAGGVVVASVVSAAVAAGGMRSITFVQAFQYWLKLAALLVPAFFLIAAWAGDGAPRATFDAPAVFREHTAVTVAEDVRLSVEEPLALTVTGQVDGRTYQAAPLTLAAGQHSVRARTRLEFSPGTAVPQSRAESGPGVSSWSSPLAGDHREQRLYATYGLILATFLGTMGLPHVAVRFYTSPNGRAARRTTLVVLALVGVFYLLPPVYGALGRIYAPELALTGDADAAVLVLPERVLGGLLGELLGALLAGGAFAAFLSTASGLTMAVAGVLHQDVLPARGVRSFRLAVLVAVLVPLAGSVAASEVPVADAVGLAFAVSASSFCPLLVLGIWWRGLTPPGAVAGLVTGGGAALSAVLATRAGLAPAGWGHTLLAWPAAWSVPLGFLTMVLVSLATRSRIPGGTAATLARLHLPEDVAVDRAAGAR, encoded by the coding sequence GTGAACCAGACGTACGCGCTGACCGCGGTCACCGTCGTCGTCCTGGCCACGGTCCTGGTCGGCGCGCTGGGGCTGCGGATATCCCGGACCACCTCCGATTTCTACGTCGCCTCGCGCACGGTGGGGCCCCGGCTGAACGCGGCGGCCATCAGCGGGGAGTACCTCTCGGCCGCCTCCTTCCTCGGTGTCGCGGGACTGGTGCTGCTCCAGGGGCCCGAGCTGCTCTGGTACCCGGTGGGCTACACCGCCGGGTACCTGGTGCTCCTGGTGCTCGTGGCGGCCCCGCTGCGGCGCTCGGGCGCGTACACGCTGCCCGACTTCGCCGAGGGCCGGCTGGAATCGCAGGCGGTGCGCCGGATCGCGGTGCTGTTCGTGGTGGGGGTCGGCTGGCTCTACCTGCTGCCGCAGCTCCAGGGCGCGGGCCTGACCCTGGAGATCCTGACGGGGGCCCCGCACTGGGCGGGCGGGGTGGTCGTCGCCTCCGTCGTCAGCGCGGCCGTGGCCGCCGGCGGGATGCGCAGCATCACCTTCGTGCAGGCCTTCCAGTACTGGCTCAAGCTCGCCGCCCTGCTGGTCCCGGCCTTCTTCCTGATCGCCGCGTGGGCCGGGGACGGCGCCCCGCGCGCCACCTTCGACGCCCCCGCCGTCTTCCGCGAGCACACCGCCGTCACGGTCGCCGAGGACGTCCGGCTGTCGGTGGAGGAGCCGCTCGCGCTGACGGTCACCGGGCAGGTGGACGGGCGGACGTACCAGGCCGCCCCGCTGACCCTGGCCGCCGGGCAGCATTCCGTACGGGCCCGCACGCGCCTGGAGTTCTCCCCGGGCACCGCGGTCCCGCAGTCCCGGGCGGAGTCGGGTCCCGGGGTGTCCAGCTGGTCCTCGCCGCTGGCCGGGGACCACCGGGAGCAGCGGCTGTACGCGACGTACGGGCTGATCCTCGCGACCTTCCTCGGCACCATGGGCCTGCCGCACGTCGCGGTGCGCTTCTACACCAGCCCCAACGGGCGGGCCGCGCGGCGCACCACGCTGGTCGTGCTCGCGCTGGTCGGCGTCTTCTACCTGCTGCCTCCGGTGTACGGGGCGCTGGGCCGGATCTACGCCCCCGAGCTGGCCCTGACCGGCGACGCGGACGCGGCGGTGCTGGTGCTGCCGGAGCGCGTGCTCGGCGGGCTGCTCGGCGAACTGCTGGGGGCGCTGCTGGCCGGGGGCGCCTTCGCGGCGTTCCTGTCCACGGCTTCGGGGCTGACCATGGCGGTGGCCGGGGTGCTGCACCAGGACGTGCTGCCCGCGCGCGGGGTGCGCAGCTTCCGCCTCGCGGTGCTGGTGGCGGTCCTCGTGCCGCTCGCCGGGAGCGTGGCGGCCAGCGAGGTGCCGGTGGCGGACGCGGTGGGCCTGGCCTTCGCCGTGTCGGCATCGTCGTTCTGCCCGCTGCTGGTGCTGGGCATCTGGTGGCGCGGGCTGACCCCGCCCGGTGCGGTGGCCGGTCTGGTCACCGGCGGCGGGGCGGCGCTGAGCGCCGTACTGGCGACCCGGGCGGGGCTGGCTCCGGCGGGCTGGGGGCACACGCTGCTGGCCTGGCCGGCCGCCTGGTCGGTGCCGCTCGGGTTCCTGACGATGGTCCTGGTGTCGCTGGCCACCCGGTCGCGGATACCCGGCGGGACGGCGGCCACGCTGGCCCGGCTGCACCTGCCGGAGGACGTGGCCGTGGACCGGGCGGCGGGTGCGCGGTGA